Genomic segment of Armatimonadota bacterium:
ATGGTGCCATATCCTGTTCCCGTGGTACCTGGGCTATGCGGCTTTCCGCAAGAAGACCCCGGAGGAGATGGGTGAGCTGGCGCGCTTCTACACTGAAGCCCTCGAGCGGATGTGAAGCATACGGCCGGCTCGCTTCGCGTGCAGCACGGCATCGCCTCCGTGGCGGCCGGTGCGCCCGGGCAGTTTCCTCGCCCCCCGGTCAGCCGCCGCAAGGCCCGGCAGGATCCTCTTCGTGCCGGTGCTTCGCCGGTCTGCTATTATAGTTGTCGGTTCCTATAGCGACTAGCGACGACCTTCGGGGCAGGGTGAGCCCGTAGCGGGCAATTCCCGACCGGCGGTAAAGCCCGCGAGCGGCGCGGCAGGCAGGTGCCGCGCCGCAGACCCGGTGAGATTCCGGGGCCGACGGTACAGTCCGGATGGGAGAAGGTCGCCGGATCCCTCTGTCGCTCCCGGCGGCAGAGGCACCCGGCTATCTCCGCCCGGAGGTCATCGCTCCGGGCGGAGACGTTCCAGCCGCCCGGGGGGCAGGGAGGTGCCAGGCGGCGTGGACGGACCGCGGGCCGGGACCGAGCCGGGCGACGACGAGCGGTACATGCGCGAGGCCCTGGCCTGGGCTCGCAAGGGGCTGGGGCGTACCAGCCCCAACCCGGCCGTGGGAGCGGTGGTCGTGCGCGACGGGCAGATCGTCGGGTGCGGCTACCACCGCCGGGCGGGCGAGCCCCACGCCGAGGTCGAGGCCCTGCGCGACGCCGGCCCGCGCGCCCGCGGCGCGACCCTCTACGTCACGCTCGAGCCCTGTCCCCACCAGGGGCGCACCGGTCCCTGCACGCGCGCCATCCTGGAGGCCGGCATCGCCCGCGTGGTCGTGGCGCTCGGCCGTGACCCCGACCCCCACGTCGACGGCAGAGGGGTGGCGGCGTTGCGGGCGGCCGGGCTCGAGGTCACCGAGGGCGTCCTGGAAGCCGAAGCGGCCCGCCTCAACGAGGCGTACCTGAAGCACCGCCGCGCCGGGCTGCCCTTCGTCACGCTGAAGTGGGCGATGAGCCTGGACGGCCGCCTCTCCGCGCGCCCCGACGCCCCCACGCCCATCAGCGGCGCCCGCTCGTTGCGCTACGCCCACGAGCTCCGCAACGTCCACGACGCCGTGATGGTGGGGATCAACACCGTGCTCGCCGACGACCCGCTGCTTACCTGCCGCATCCCGGGCGGCCGCGACCCTGCGCGGCTGGTCCTGGACTCCCGGCTGCGCATGCCTCTCGACGCGCGCATGCTGCGCCAGCCCTCGCCGGCGCCGACGATCGTCTTCGCCGGGGAGGACGCGCCTGCGGAGCGCGCCGCGGCGCTGCGGGCGGCGGGGGCCGAGGTCGTGATCCTGCCGGGACGGCGCCCGGCCATCCGCGCCGTGCTGGCCTGGTGCGCGGCGCGGGGGATGCTCAGCGTCATGGTGGAGGGCGGGAGTACGGTGCAGGGGGCCGTCCTGGCCGAGGGCATGGCCGACCGCGTGGCGGTCGTGGTGGCGCCGGGGCTGGTGGGCGCCCGCGACGCCCCCGCCCCCGCCGGCGGCCCCGCACCGCTCGCCGGGCGCGCGTTGCTGCGGCTGCGCGAGGTGACCGTCAGGCGGCTGGGGGAAGACGTCCTGATCGAGGGGTACCTGCCCCAGGCGCCGGAGTCGGTGGTCGGCCGGAGGACGGCCGACCTGCACCGGATGCGTTGACGGTGTTCACCGGGCTCGTGGAGGGCACAGGCGACGTCCTGGCGGTGGAGGCGCGGCCGGACGGGCGGCGGTTGCGGCTGCGCGTGCCCCGTGACCTCGGGCCGGTGCAGGTGGGGGAGAGCCTGGCCGTGGACGGCGTCTGCCTGACCGTGGCCGCGCTCTCGGGCGGAGATGACGGCGACGGGCTCGTGGCCGAGTTCGACCTGGTCCCCGAGACGCTGCGCCGCACCACGCTGGGCGTCCGAGGTCCCGGCGACCGGGTGAACCTGGAGCGCCCCGTCCCGGTGGGCGGGCGGCTCGGCGGCCACCTCGTGCAGGGGCATGTCGACGGCGTCGGCACCGTCACCGCCGTGGCCGGCGAGGGTGGAGGACGGTGGCTCGAGGTGGCGCTGCCCGCGGGGCTCGAGCGCTACGTGGTGGAGCGCGGGGCGATCGCCCTGGACGGGGTCAGCCTCACGGTCGCGGCGGTGCGCGACGGGGGGCGGATCGGGGTGGCGCTGGTGCCGCACACGCTCGCCGCCACCACGCTGGGGACGAAGGCGGTGGGCGATCTCGTGAACGTGGAGGTGGACGTCGTGGCCAGGTACGTCGAGCGGCTGCTCCGGCCGGAGGACGGTGAGGGGCGATGAGCCAGCCCGAGACGCAGCGCGCAGGGGTCTTCGCCTCGGCCGAGGAGGCCATCGAGGAGATCCGCCGCGGGCGCATGGTCATCGTCGTGGACGACGAGGACCGGGAGAACGAGGGCGACCTGGTGATGGCCGCCGAGGCGGTCACGCCCGAGGCCGTGAACTTCATGACGCGCTTCGGCCGCGGGCTCATCTGCGTCCCCATGCCGGCCGAGCGGCTGCGCCAGCTCGACCTGCCGCTCATGGTGGACCGCAACACCTCCCTGCACGGGACCGCCTTCACCATCACCGTGGACGTGCGCCACGGGACCACCACGGGGACGTCGGCCTTCGACCGTGCCGCCACCATCCGGGCGCTGGCCGACCCGTCGTCGCGGCCGGAGGACTTCGCCCGGCCCGGCCACATCTTCCCGCTCATGGCCATGGAGGGGGGCGTGTTGCGCCGCAGCGGCCACACCGAGGCCGCCGTGGACCTGGCCCGCCTGGCCGGGTTCCAGCCGGTGGGCGTGCTCTGCGAGATCCTGGCCGACGACGGGACGATGGCGCGGCTGCCGCAGCTCGCCCTCTTCGCCGCGGAGCACGACCTGCGCATCGTCACCATCGCCGACCTCATCCGCTACCGGAAGGCCCGCGAGCCCTTCGTCCGCCGCGAGGGCGAGACGCGCCTGCCCACCCGCCACGGGGAG
This window contains:
- the ribD gene encoding bifunctional diaminohydroxyphosphoribosylaminopyrimidine deaminase/5-amino-6-(5-phosphoribosylamino)uracil reductase RibD, whose translation is MDGPRAGTEPGDDERYMREALAWARKGLGRTSPNPAVGAVVVRDGQIVGCGYHRRAGEPHAEVEALRDAGPRARGATLYVTLEPCPHQGRTGPCTRAILEAGIARVVVALGRDPDPHVDGRGVAALRAAGLEVTEGVLEAEAARLNEAYLKHRRAGLPFVTLKWAMSLDGRLSARPDAPTPISGARSLRYAHELRNVHDAVMVGINTVLADDPLLTCRIPGGRDPARLVLDSRLRMPLDARMLRQPSPAPTIVFAGEDAPAERAAALRAAGAEVVILPGRRPAIRAVLAWCAARGMLSVMVEGGSTVQGAVLAEGMADRVAVVVAPGLVGARDAPAPAGGPAPLAGRALLRLREVTVRRLGEDVLIEGYLPQAPESVVGRRTADLHRMR
- a CDS encoding riboflavin synthase produces the protein MFTGLVEGTGDVLAVEARPDGRRLRLRVPRDLGPVQVGESLAVDGVCLTVAALSGGDDGDGLVAEFDLVPETLRRTTLGVRGPGDRVNLERPVPVGGRLGGHLVQGHVDGVGTVTAVAGEGGGRWLEVALPAGLERYVVERGAIALDGVSLTVAAVRDGGRIGVALVPHTLAATTLGTKAVGDLVNVEVDVVARYVERLLRPEDGEGR
- a CDS encoding bifunctional 3,4-dihydroxy-2-butanone-4-phosphate synthase/GTP cyclohydrolase II; this translates as MSQPETQRAGVFASAEEAIEEIRRGRMVIVVDDEDRENEGDLVMAAEAVTPEAVNFMTRFGRGLICVPMPAERLRQLDLPLMVDRNTSLHGTAFTITVDVRHGTTTGTSAFDRAATIRALADPSSRPEDFARPGHIFPLMAMEGGVLRRSGHTEAAVDLARLAGFQPVGVLCEILADDGTMARLPQLALFAAEHDLRIVTIADLIRYRKAREPFVRREGETRLPTRHGEFRAVVYENTLDGSSHLALVRGEVADGTPVLVRMHSECLTGDVFGSLRCDCGEQLQAALAMIAREGRGVVVYIRQEGRGIGLTNKIKAYALQDDGKDTVEANLLLGFPPDPRDYGVGAQILADLGVRQLRLITNNPRKRAGLEGYGLTVVDRVPLEMPPNRENYRYLQTKRHKLGHLLSID